One segment of Coffea eugenioides isolate CCC68of unplaced genomic scaffold, Ceug_1.0 ScVebR1_24;HRSCAF=106, whole genome shotgun sequence DNA contains the following:
- the LOC113756883 gene encoding uncharacterized protein LOC113756883 has translation MLSLHDPTDELSEHIQELCSYTSHEPTNTDELIQGSSKCSRQLTSLIWKEFDILYVEPDGSQRAQCKWCKRDYACGGTTGTSNLWRHLSNGVTASEDEEDRERLSIDFAPLVAKLTNLYVGGFQQ, from the exons ATGCTATCCCTTCATGATCCAACAGATGAGTTGTCAGAGCACATTCAGGAACTATGTTCTTATACAAGCCATGAGCCTACCAATACAGATGAGTTGATCCAAGGTTCTTCAAAGTGTTCGAGACAACTCACGTCAttgatttggaaggaatttgatatattgtatgttGAACCAGATGGTTCACAAAGAGCACAATGTAAATGGTGCAAGCGTGATTATGCATGTGGTGGAACAACCGGAACAAGCAACTTATGGCGTCATCTTTCAAATGGAGTAACAG CTTCTGAAGATGAAGAAGATAGAGAAAGACTGAGTATTGACTTTGCACCTTTAGTTGCTAAACTTACTAACCTTTATGTTGGCGGATTC